From the Spiribacter sp. 2438 genome, one window contains:
- a CDS encoding putative selenate ABC transporter substrate-binding protein, whose translation MRRFIMLALLALVIALPAKADVFVFTAIPDQDESRLQERFDAVGDYLADALEVEVRYVPVKSYAAAVSAFRNNQVQLAWFGGLTGLQARARVPGSEALARGAEDEGFRSYFIANSSTGLEPSEQLDEALRDRTFTFSSRVSTSGRLMPEFHLRERFGESPDDIFARVGYSGNHSRTLRLVESGSYEVGVLNYAVWERELAAGNIDTEAVQVIWETPGYLNYQWSIRGDVDQRFGEGFTEQVREALLGMDDPDLLERFPRREFVPVTNEDYEELGETARAIGLID comes from the coding sequence ATGCGACGTTTCATCATGTTGGCCCTGCTGGCACTGGTTATCGCTCTGCCAGCCAAAGCTGACGTATTCGTCTTCACCGCCATCCCGGACCAGGATGAAAGCCGCCTTCAGGAGCGGTTTGACGCCGTGGGAGACTATCTGGCGGATGCCCTCGAGGTGGAAGTGCGCTATGTGCCCGTGAAATCCTACGCCGCCGCGGTCAGCGCGTTTCGTAACAACCAAGTTCAACTGGCCTGGTTCGGCGGTCTGACCGGTCTGCAGGCGCGGGCACGGGTGCCCGGCTCCGAAGCCCTCGCCCGGGGAGCCGAAGACGAGGGGTTTCGCTCCTATTTCATCGCCAATTCCAGCACCGGCCTTGAGCCCAGCGAACAGCTGGATGAGGCACTGCGGGATCGGACTTTCACTTTCAGTTCCAGAGTGTCCACATCGGGCCGACTGATGCCGGAATTTCATCTCCGGGAACGCTTTGGTGAATCCCCCGACGATATTTTCGCCCGGGTGGGCTACAGCGGGAACCACAGCCGGACCCTGCGGCTGGTGGAGAGCGGTAGCTACGAGGTGGGCGTTCTCAATTACGCCGTCTGGGAGCGTGAATTGGCCGCCGGCAACATCGACACGGAGGCGGTACAGGTGATCTGGGAGACCCCGGGCTACCTGAATTATCAGTGGAGCATCCGCGGTGACGTGGATCAGCGCTTTGGCGAGGGCTTTACCGAGCAGGTTCGAGAGGCCCTGCTCGGCATGGATGACCCGGATCTGCTGGAGCGCTTTCCCCGGCGAGAGTTCGTGCCGGTCACCAACGAGGATTACGAAGAACTGGGAGAGACCGCCCGCGCCATCGGCCTGATTGACTGA